A stretch of the Mycobacterium shigaense genome encodes the following:
- a CDS encoding alpha-keto acid decarboxylase family protein produces MTDPATDLDDAAYTVGDYLLDRLAELGVSEIFGVPGDYNLAFLDHIVAHRAIRWVGCANELNAGYAADGYGRLRGMSALVTTFGVGELSAANAIAGGYAEHVPVVHIVGGPSKDAQGTRRALHHSLGDGDFEHFFRISREITCAQANLMPATARREIDRVLSEVREQKRPGYLLLSTDVARFPTEPPEAPLPRYTGGTSPRALSMFVDAATQLIADSQLTVLADLLVHRLQAVKELEALLAADVVPYATLMWGKSLLDESSPNYLGIYAGAASAPQVRSAVEDAPVLVTAGVVFTDMVSGFFSQRIDTARTIDIAQYQSSVGGHVFAPLEMGAALDALAEILTRRKITSPPVPASPTPTRPASSATPERNRPLTQQMLWDRLCDALTPGNVVLADQGTSFYGMADHRLPQGVTFIGQPLWGSIGYTLPAAVGAGVAHRDRRTVLLIGDGAAQLTIQELGTFSREGLSPVIVVVNNDGYTVERAIHGPQAPYNDIVGWSWTDIPHAIGVADHLAFRAENYGELDDALTAAAQQQDRMVFVEAVLPRLEIPPLLGKLVQPLAPKETAP; encoded by the coding sequence GTGACTGATCCCGCTACAGACCTCGACGACGCTGCCTACACCGTCGGTGACTACTTGTTGGACCGCCTCGCCGAACTCGGCGTCTCCGAGATCTTCGGCGTCCCCGGCGACTACAACCTGGCATTTCTCGACCACATCGTCGCCCATCGCGCCATTCGCTGGGTCGGCTGCGCCAACGAACTCAACGCCGGATACGCTGCCGACGGTTACGGGCGCTTGCGCGGAATGTCGGCTCTGGTAACCACATTCGGTGTGGGTGAGCTCTCGGCGGCCAATGCGATCGCGGGGGGATATGCCGAGCACGTGCCCGTCGTGCACATCGTCGGCGGCCCCTCCAAGGACGCCCAAGGCACCCGACGGGCGCTGCACCACTCCCTTGGCGACGGCGACTTCGAGCACTTTTTCCGCATCAGCCGCGAAATCACCTGTGCACAAGCAAATCTCATGCCCGCGACGGCGCGCCGAGAGATCGACCGGGTGCTGTCGGAGGTGCGCGAGCAGAAGCGACCCGGATATCTGCTGCTGTCCACCGACGTCGCGCGCTTTCCCACCGAGCCCCCGGAAGCTCCGTTGCCGCGCTACACCGGCGGGACCAGTCCCCGCGCCCTGTCGATGTTCGTCGATGCGGCCACCCAGCTCATCGCCGATAGCCAGCTGACCGTGCTGGCCGACCTGCTGGTCCACCGGCTGCAGGCGGTCAAAGAGCTCGAGGCGCTGCTGGCCGCCGACGTGGTGCCGTACGCGACGTTGATGTGGGGCAAGAGCCTGCTCGACGAGAGCTCGCCCAATTATCTGGGGATCTACGCGGGCGCGGCCAGCGCCCCGCAGGTGCGTTCCGCGGTGGAAGACGCGCCAGTGCTGGTCACCGCCGGGGTGGTCTTCACCGATATGGTCAGCGGCTTCTTCAGCCAGCGAATCGACACCGCCCGCACCATCGACATCGCGCAATACCAGAGCAGCGTGGGCGGCCACGTGTTCGCTCCGCTGGAAATGGGCGCGGCCCTCGACGCGCTGGCCGAGATCCTCACCCGACGCAAGATCACGTCACCGCCGGTGCCGGCCTCGCCCACGCCGACGCGCCCGGCCAGCAGCGCAACGCCCGAGCGCAACCGGCCCCTGACCCAACAGATGCTGTGGGACCGACTGTGTGACGCGCTCACCCCGGGGAACGTGGTGCTCGCCGATCAAGGCACGTCCTTCTACGGAATGGCCGACCACCGGCTGCCGCAAGGAGTCACCTTCATCGGTCAACCTCTCTGGGGCTCAATCGGTTACACGCTGCCCGCGGCCGTCGGCGCCGGCGTGGCACACCGCGACCGCCGGACGGTGTTGCTCATCGGTGACGGCGCGGCGCAACTGACCATCCAGGAGCTCGGCACCTTCTCCCGCGAGGGGCTGTCGCCCGTGATCGTGGTGGTCAACAACGACGGCTACACCGTCGAACGCGCGATCCACGGCCCGCAAGCGCCGTACAACGACATCGTCGGCTGGAGCTGGACCGACATTCCCCACGCGATCGGCGTCGCCGATCACCTGGCGTTCCGAGCCGAGAACTACGGCGAACTCGACGACGCGCTCACCGCCGCCGCCCAGCAGCAAGACCGCATGGTCTTCGTCGAAGCGGTGCTGCCGCGGCTCGAAATACCCCCGCTGCTAGGCAAACTCGTCCAGCCCTTGGCACCGAAGGAGACGGCGCCCTAG
- a CDS encoding twin-arginine translocation pathway signal, whose amino-acid sequence MTADKASVQETAAVEETLGAEKAEGTAEPAATPGRRKRFVAALKRRPPGKILAGVLALLVVASLGLLGGLFYFVYLPDRDTDAAAAKTVLSAASDGAVAILSYSPETIDRDVASAKSRLTGNFLKYYSQFTDQIVAPAAKQKSVKQNAIVLRSALSELHPDFADVLLFVNESTQSKDRPEPAFQNSSVLVRLTKVDGKWLISEFTPV is encoded by the coding sequence GTGACCGCGGATAAAGCATCGGTCCAGGAGACGGCAGCGGTCGAGGAGACCCTTGGCGCCGAAAAGGCCGAGGGCACAGCGGAACCCGCTGCCACGCCCGGTCGGCGCAAGCGCTTCGTCGCCGCCCTGAAACGGCGGCCACCCGGCAAGATCCTGGCCGGCGTGCTGGCATTGCTGGTCGTGGCGTCCCTGGGGTTGCTCGGCGGCCTGTTCTATTTCGTGTACCTGCCGGATCGCGACACCGACGCCGCGGCCGCAAAGACGGTGCTCTCGGCCGCCAGCGACGGAGCCGTGGCGATCCTGTCGTATTCGCCTGAAACCATCGATCGCGACGTCGCCTCCGCGAAATCTCGCTTGACCGGCAACTTCCTGAAGTACTACTCGCAGTTCACCGATCAGATCGTCGCGCCAGCCGCCAAACAGAAGTCGGTCAAGCAAAACGCGATAGTCCTTCGGTCCGCGCTCTCGGAGCTTCATCCCGATTTCGCAGACGTGCTCCTTTTCGTCAACGAAAGCACGCAGAGCAAAGATCGGCCGGAGCCGGCGTTCCAGAACAGCAGCGTTCTGGTCAGGTTGACGAAAGTCGATGGGAAATGGCTCATTTCGGAGTTCACTCCCGTCTAG
- a CDS encoding pyridoxal phosphate-dependent aminotransferase, with protein sequence MTVSRLRPYATTVFAEMSALAARIGAVNLGQGFPDEDGPPAMLKVAQDAIADGVNQYPPGIGIAPLRQAVAAQRKRYYGVEYDPDTEVLVTVGATEAIAAAVIGLVEPGSEVLLIEPFYDSYSPVVAMAGSRRAAVPLVADGRGFALDTDALRRAVTPATRALIVNSPHNPTGAVLSATELAAIAEIAIDADLLVITDEVYEHLVFDGHRHLPLAGFDGMAERTITISSAAKMFNCTGWKIGWACGPAQLITGVRAAKQYLSYVGGAPFQPAVALALDTEDGWVAELRDSLQARRDRLAAGLTDIGFAVHESRGSYFLCADPRPLGYDDSTEFCAAIPEKVGVAAIPMSAFCDPLAPHADMWNHLVRFTFCKRDDTLDEAIRRLSALKGGAA encoded by the coding sequence ATGACGGTCTCGCGACTGCGGCCCTATGCGACCACGGTGTTCGCCGAGATGTCGGCATTAGCGGCCCGGATCGGCGCGGTGAACCTCGGCCAGGGGTTCCCCGACGAGGACGGGCCCCCGGCAATGCTCAAGGTCGCGCAAGACGCCATCGCCGATGGCGTCAATCAGTACCCGCCCGGGATCGGCATCGCCCCGCTGCGCCAGGCCGTCGCGGCCCAGCGGAAGCGGTATTACGGGGTCGAGTACGACCCCGACACCGAGGTGCTGGTGACGGTCGGCGCCACCGAGGCGATCGCGGCCGCGGTGATCGGGTTGGTCGAGCCCGGCTCGGAGGTGCTGCTGATCGAGCCGTTCTACGACTCCTACTCCCCGGTCGTCGCGATGGCCGGGTCGCGCCGGGCCGCCGTGCCGCTGGTGGCGGATGGGCGTGGTTTCGCGCTGGATACCGACGCGCTGCGACGCGCGGTGACGCCCGCGACGCGGGCCCTGATCGTCAACTCCCCGCACAACCCGACCGGTGCGGTGCTGAGTGCCACCGAGCTGGCGGCCATCGCGGAGATCGCGATCGACGCCGACCTGTTGGTGATCACCGATGAGGTGTACGAACACCTCGTCTTCGACGGCCACCGGCACCTGCCCCTGGCTGGGTTCGACGGCATGGCCGAGCGCACCATCACCATTTCCAGTGCGGCGAAGATGTTCAACTGCACCGGCTGGAAGATCGGATGGGCTTGCGGCCCGGCACAACTCATCACCGGAGTGCGCGCCGCCAAGCAGTATCTGAGTTACGTCGGCGGGGCGCCGTTCCAGCCCGCGGTCGCCCTCGCGCTGGACACCGAGGACGGCTGGGTGGCCGAGCTGCGAGATTCATTGCAGGCCAGGCGCGATCGGCTGGCTGCGGGCCTGACCGACATCGGCTTCGCGGTGCACGAGAGCAGGGGCAGCTACTTTCTGTGCGCCGACCCGCGGCCCCTCGGGTACGACGACAGCACCGAGTTCTGCGCGGCCATCCCCGAGAAGGTCGGCGTCGCCGCCATCCCCATGTCCGCTTTCTGCGATCCGCTAGCCCCACATGCCGATATGTGGAATCACTTGGTGCGCTTCACTTTCTGCAAGCGTGACGACACCCTGGACGAGGCGATCCGGCGACTGTCCGCCCTCAAAGGCGGGGCGGCGTAG
- a CDS encoding SRPBCC family protein, with the protein MAVKASREFVVDAPLDVVMGALEDVSVLESWSPLHKKVEVLDRYPDGRPHHVKATIKIFGLVDKEIVEYHWGPDWVVYDAKGTAQQHGQHVEYNLKPAGVDKTRVRFDITVEPAGPIPSFVVRRAAENVLDKSMNGLRALVAARGDSDRAT; encoded by the coding sequence GTGGCTGTCAAGGCTTCACGCGAATTCGTCGTTGACGCCCCGCTAGACGTGGTCATGGGGGCGCTCGAGGATGTCAGCGTGCTGGAAAGCTGGTCGCCCCTGCATAAAAAGGTCGAAGTACTCGACCGCTATCCCGACGGCCGCCCGCACCACGTGAAGGCCACCATCAAGATCTTCGGGCTCGTCGACAAAGAGATCGTGGAATATCACTGGGGTCCCGACTGGGTCGTATACGACGCCAAAGGTACCGCCCAGCAGCACGGCCAACATGTTGAGTACAACCTCAAACCCGCCGGCGTGGACAAGACCCGCGTGCGGTTCGACATCACCGTGGAACCGGCGGGGCCGATTCCCAGTTTCGTCGTCCGGCGGGCGGCCGAGAATGTTCTCGACAAGTCGATGAACGGGCTGCGCGCCCTCGTCGCGGCTCGCGGCGATTCGGACAGGGCAACGTAA
- a CDS encoding fatty-acid--CoA ligase produces MTDSAGANDIHSMVIASDYRVPDPTRVWPFLERNKAALSEIGAHHVLVYTSNHDYGRVLVMIGVHSREPIVELLRSRVFFDWFDEAGIEDIPAVFAGEIINRFVSAPQSDPSAPGVVVAAIASVDNVAILIAEVGSAVDRFTAAGIRKTWIFQAFDDDHEVLILQEFADERSAREWIEHPDAAAQWMSRAGAGAYPPLFVGQLHDTMRIEE; encoded by the coding sequence ATGACTGACAGCGCGGGGGCGAACGACATCCATTCGATGGTGATCGCGTCGGACTACCGGGTCCCCGATCCGACGCGGGTGTGGCCCTTCCTCGAGCGCAACAAGGCAGCGCTCTCCGAAATCGGAGCGCACCACGTCCTGGTCTACACCTCGAACCACGACTACGGCCGCGTGCTGGTGATGATCGGGGTCCACAGCCGCGAGCCGATCGTGGAGCTGCTCCGCTCACGCGTCTTCTTCGACTGGTTCGACGAGGCCGGTATCGAGGACATCCCGGCGGTTTTCGCCGGGGAGATCATCAACAGGTTCGTCTCAGCGCCGCAGTCGGATCCGTCGGCGCCCGGCGTCGTGGTCGCCGCCATCGCATCGGTCGACAACGTGGCGATCCTGATCGCCGAGGTCGGCTCGGCGGTGGACAGGTTCACCGCGGCAGGCATCCGAAAGACGTGGATTTTCCAGGCTTTCGACGATGACCACGAGGTGCTGATCCTGCAGGAGTTCGCCGACGAACGCAGCGCGCGCGAGTGGATCGAGCACCCCGATGCCGCGGCCCAATGGATGTCTCGGGCGGGGGCCGGCGCCTACCCGCCGCTGTTCGTCGGCCAGCTGCACGACACCATGCGCATCGAGGAGTGA
- a CDS encoding CaiB/BaiF CoA transferase family protein produces MTGPLAGIRVIELGGIGPGPHAGMVLSDLGADVVRVRRPGGVATASAGKSGEAGRHRTGVPMPAEDRDLLHRGKRIVDLDVKSAPAELLGLAAKADVLLDCFRPGTCERLGIGPDDCAAVNPRLIFARITGWGQDGPLSSTAGHDINYLSQTGALGALGYADRPPLPPLNLVADFGGGSMLALLGIVAALYERERSGKGQVVDAAMVDGVSVLCQMIWTMKGIGTLREKRESFMLDGGAPFYRCYETADGKYMAVGAIEPQFFAALLRGLSLSPDEVPGQLDIGSYRQMYDIFVRRFASRTRDEWTRVFAGTDACVTPVLTWSEAAESDHLNARSTVITAHGVEQAAPAPRFSRTPPGPVGPPPAATTAISEIGW; encoded by the coding sequence GTGACCGGACCCCTGGCCGGCATCAGGGTCATCGAGCTCGGTGGCATCGGTCCAGGACCGCACGCGGGAATGGTGCTTTCCGACCTCGGGGCCGACGTCGTGCGGGTGCGCCGCCCCGGGGGCGTGGCGACCGCGAGCGCGGGGAAGTCGGGCGAAGCGGGTCGCCACCGGACGGGCGTGCCGATGCCAGCCGAAGACCGCGACTTATTGCACCGCGGCAAGCGCATCGTCGATCTCGACGTCAAGTCTGCGCCCGCGGAATTGCTGGGGCTTGCAGCCAAGGCCGACGTGTTGCTCGACTGCTTCCGGCCCGGCACCTGCGAGCGGCTCGGCATCGGGCCCGACGACTGCGCGGCGGTCAACCCGCGGCTGATCTTCGCGCGCATCACCGGATGGGGACAAGACGGTCCGCTGTCCTCGACGGCCGGCCACGACATCAACTACCTGTCACAGACAGGCGCATTGGGGGCGCTCGGCTATGCCGACCGACCGCCGCTGCCGCCGCTGAATCTGGTCGCCGATTTCGGCGGGGGGTCGATGCTGGCGCTGCTGGGCATCGTCGCCGCGCTCTACGAGCGGGAGAGGTCGGGCAAGGGACAGGTCGTGGACGCGGCGATGGTCGACGGGGTGAGCGTGCTGTGCCAAATGATATGGACCATGAAGGGGATTGGCACCCTGCGCGAGAAGCGGGAATCCTTCATGCTCGACGGCGGTGCCCCGTTCTATCGGTGCTATGAGACCGCCGACGGCAAGTACATGGCCGTCGGCGCCATCGAGCCGCAGTTCTTCGCGGCGTTGTTGCGCGGGCTCAGCCTGTCACCCGATGAGGTACCCGGTCAGCTGGACATCGGTTCGTATCGACAGATGTACGACATCTTCGTGCGGCGCTTCGCCAGCCGGACCCGTGACGAATGGACGAGGGTTTTCGCCGGCACCGACGCGTGCGTCACCCCGGTGCTGACCTGGAGCGAGGCCGCCGAAAGCGACCATCTGAACGCCCGCTCGACGGTGATCACCGCTCACGGCGTCGAGCAGGCCGCCCCCGCGCCGCGCTTTTCCCGGACACCGCCCGGGCCCGTCGGACCCCCACCGGCCGCCACCACAGCGATCAGCGAAATCGGCTGGTAG
- a CDS encoding SRPBCC family protein: MAIRASSEIVIGAPPEVIMGALADMDAVPSWSPLHKRVEVVDRYPDGLPHHVRMTIRVSGIADTEVVEYHWGPDWMVWDAQKTAQQHAQHGEYNLEREGDDKTRVRFSLTVELRVPLPGFWVRSAGNKILSAALEGLRTRVMGDEGPTPPRL, encoded by the coding sequence ATGGCCATACGCGCATCGTCTGAGATCGTCATTGGGGCGCCCCCCGAAGTGATCATGGGGGCGCTCGCCGACATGGACGCGGTGCCCTCCTGGTCTCCGCTGCACAAGCGGGTCGAGGTCGTCGACCGATACCCCGACGGTCTGCCACATCACGTGCGAATGACGATCCGGGTGAGCGGCATCGCCGACACCGAAGTAGTCGAATACCACTGGGGCCCCGACTGGATGGTCTGGGATGCGCAGAAGACGGCCCAACAACACGCCCAGCACGGCGAATACAACCTGGAGCGGGAGGGCGACGACAAGACCCGGGTGCGATTCAGCCTCACGGTAGAACTCAGGGTGCCGCTGCCCGGATTCTGGGTGCGCTCGGCGGGCAACAAAATCCTCTCCGCTGCGCTGGAAGGCCTGCGGACGCGCGTGATGGGGGACGAGGGTCCTACGCCGCCCCGCCTTTGA
- a CDS encoding SRPBCC family protein yields MAIKEARDIVIEASPEEILAVIADLESVTEWSSAHQSAEILDRDAIGRPTKVKMKVKAAGITDEQVIEYSWGDNEVSWTLISSGQQRSQDASYTLVPDGDATLVKFQLSVDPVVPLPGFVLKRAIRGTIDTGTEGLRKRVLQLKKGK; encoded by the coding sequence ATGGCGATCAAAGAAGCCCGCGACATTGTCATCGAAGCCAGCCCGGAAGAGATCCTCGCCGTGATCGCCGATCTCGAATCCGTGACCGAATGGTCCTCGGCGCACCAGAGCGCTGAGATCCTCGACAGGGACGCCATTGGGCGACCCACCAAGGTCAAGATGAAAGTCAAAGCCGCCGGAATCACCGACGAGCAAGTGATCGAGTACAGCTGGGGTGACAACGAGGTCAGCTGGACGCTGATCAGCTCCGGCCAACAGCGTTCCCAGGACGCGTCGTACACGTTGGTACCCGACGGTGATGCCACCCTGGTCAAATTCCAGCTCAGCGTCGACCCCGTGGTGCCGCTGCCCGGCTTCGTCTTGAAGCGCGCCATTAGGGGAACGATCGACACCGGGACCGAGGGCCTGCGCAAGCGGGTGCTGCAGCTGAAGAAGGGTAAGTAG
- a CDS encoding acetyl-CoA C-acetyltransferase, translating to MSEEAFIYEAIRTPRGKQRNGSLNEVKPVNLVVGLVDELRRRNPDLDENLISDLILGVVSPVGDQGGDIARTAALVAGLPETTGGVQLNRFCASGLEAVNTAAQKVRSGWDDLVLAGGVESMSRVPMGSDGGAWATDPETNYRLGFVPQGIGADLIATIEGFSRDDVDAYALRSQQKAAEAWSGGYFAKSVVPVRDQNGLVILDHDEHMRPDTTLEGLAKLKTAFDGIGEMGGFDDVALQKYHYVEKINHVHTGGNSSGIVDGAALVLVGSEAAGKSQGLTPRARIVATATSGADPVIMLTGPTPATRKVLDRAGLTVDDIDLFELNEAFASVVLKFQKDLNIPDEKLNVNGGAIAMGHPLGATGAMITGTMVDELERRNARRALITLCIGGGMGVATIIERV from the coding sequence ATGTCCGAAGAAGCCTTCATTTATGAGGCCATCCGCACACCACGCGGCAAGCAGCGCAACGGTTCGCTCAACGAGGTCAAGCCGGTCAACCTGGTGGTTGGCCTGGTCGACGAGCTGCGCCGGCGCAACCCCGACCTCGACGAGAACCTGATCAGCGACCTGATCCTGGGCGTGGTGTCTCCGGTCGGCGACCAGGGCGGCGATATCGCCCGGACCGCTGCTCTGGTGGCGGGCCTGCCGGAGACCACCGGCGGCGTGCAACTGAACCGTTTCTGCGCCTCCGGCCTGGAGGCCGTCAACACCGCGGCGCAGAAGGTGCGCTCCGGTTGGGACGACCTGGTGCTGGCCGGCGGTGTCGAGTCGATGAGCCGCGTTCCGATGGGTTCCGACGGCGGCGCGTGGGCGACCGACCCCGAGACCAACTATCGGCTCGGCTTCGTCCCGCAGGGCATCGGCGCCGACCTGATCGCGACCATCGAGGGCTTCTCCCGCGATGACGTCGACGCCTACGCGCTGCGCAGCCAGCAGAAGGCGGCCGAGGCGTGGTCGGGTGGCTACTTCGCCAAGTCGGTCGTGCCGGTGCGCGATCAGAACGGCCTGGTGATCCTTGACCACGACGAGCACATGCGCCCCGACACCACGCTGGAGGGCCTCGCGAAGCTGAAGACCGCGTTCGACGGGATCGGCGAGATGGGCGGCTTCGACGACGTGGCGCTGCAGAAGTACCACTACGTCGAGAAGATCAACCACGTCCACACCGGCGGCAACAGCTCGGGAATCGTCGACGGCGCCGCCCTGGTGCTGGTCGGTTCGGAGGCCGCGGGCAAGTCGCAGGGCCTGACGCCGCGCGCCCGCATCGTCGCGACCGCGACCAGCGGCGCGGACCCTGTCATCATGCTCACGGGCCCGACTCCGGCCACGCGCAAGGTGCTGGACCGCGCTGGCCTGACGGTCGACGACATCGACCTGTTCGAGCTGAACGAGGCGTTCGCGTCGGTGGTGCTGAAGTTCCAGAAGGACCTCAACATTCCCGACGAGAAGCTCAACGTCAACGGTGGCGCCATCGCGATGGGCCACCCGCTGGGCGCCACCGGCGCCATGATCACCGGAACCATGGTCGACGAACTCGAGCGCCGCAACGCGCGCCGCGCCCTGATCACGCTGTGTATCGGTGGCGGCATGGGTGTCGCGACCATCATCGAGAGGGTTTAA
- a CDS encoding 3-hydroxyacyl-CoA dehydrogenase NAD-binding domain-containing protein, with protein MPENTIQWDKDADGIVTLTLDDPTGSANVMNEHYSSSMHNAVERLAAEKDSITGVVITSAKKTFFAGGDLKAMINLGPENAGEAFDTVESVKRDLRALETLGKPVVAAINGAALGGGLEIALACHHRIAADVKGSQLGLPEVTLGLLPGGGGVTRTVRMFGIQNAFMNILSQGTRFKPAKAKEIGLVDELVGSIGELVPAAKAWIKSNPDSHEQPWDKKGYKMPGGTPSSPALAGILPSFPALLKKQLKGAPMPAPRAILDAAVEGAQVDFDTASRIESRYFTQLVTGQVAKNMIQAFFFDLQHINGGGSRPDGIEPVKINKIGVLGAGMMGAGIAYVSAKAGFDVVLKDVSLEAAEKGKGYSEKLEAKALQRGKTTEEKSKALLDRITPAADPEAFKGVDFVIEAVFENQDLKHKVFQEIEDIVEPNALLGSNTSTLPITGLATGVKRQEDFIGIHFFSPVDKMPLVEIIRGEKTSDEALARVFDYTLAIGKTPIVVNDSRGFFTSRVIGTFVNEALAMLGEGVEPASIEHAGSQAGYPAPPLQLSDELNLELMHKIATATRKGVEDAGGSYEPHPAEAVVEKMIELGRPSRLKGAGFYEYEDGKRTRLWPGLRETFKSGSAEIPLQDMIDRMLFAEALETQKCLDEGVLTSTADANIGSIMGIGYPPYTGGSAQFIVGYSGAGGTGKEAFVARAKELAAKYGDRFLPPKSLG; from the coding sequence ATGCCAGAGAACACCATTCAGTGGGACAAGGATGCAGACGGCATCGTCACCCTGACGTTGGACGACCCGACCGGGTCGGCGAACGTGATGAACGAGCACTACAGCTCCTCGATGCACAACGCGGTCGAACGCCTTGCCGCGGAGAAGGATTCGATCACCGGTGTCGTCATCACCAGCGCGAAGAAGACCTTCTTCGCCGGCGGTGACCTCAAGGCAATGATCAACCTGGGCCCGGAGAACGCCGGCGAGGCATTCGACACCGTCGAATCGGTCAAGCGTGACCTGCGCGCCCTGGAGACGCTGGGCAAGCCGGTCGTGGCGGCCATCAACGGCGCCGCGCTGGGCGGCGGTCTGGAGATCGCGCTGGCCTGCCACCACCGCATTGCGGCCGACGTGAAGGGAAGCCAGCTCGGGCTGCCCGAGGTCACGCTGGGCCTGCTGCCCGGCGGCGGCGGCGTGACCCGCACCGTGCGGATGTTCGGCATCCAGAACGCCTTCATGAACATCCTGTCGCAGGGCACCCGCTTCAAGCCCGCCAAGGCCAAGGAGATCGGCCTGGTCGACGAGCTCGTCGGCTCGATCGGGGAACTCGTCCCCGCCGCCAAGGCGTGGATCAAGTCCAACCCCGACTCGCACGAACAGCCTTGGGACAAAAAGGGTTACAAGATGCCCGGCGGCACCCCGTCCAGCCCCGCGCTGGCCGGCATCCTGCCGTCGTTCCCGGCGCTGCTGAAAAAGCAGCTCAAGGGTGCGCCGATGCCGGCGCCGCGGGCCATCCTGGACGCGGCCGTCGAAGGCGCGCAGGTCGACTTCGACACGGCCAGCCGCATCGAGAGCCGCTACTTCACCCAGCTGGTCACCGGCCAGGTCGCCAAGAACATGATCCAGGCGTTCTTCTTCGACCTGCAGCACATCAACGGCGGAGGCTCGCGGCCCGACGGCATCGAACCGGTCAAGATCAACAAGATCGGTGTGCTGGGTGCGGGCATGATGGGCGCCGGCATCGCCTACGTGTCGGCGAAGGCCGGCTTCGACGTGGTGCTCAAGGACGTCAGCCTCGAGGCCGCAGAAAAGGGCAAGGGCTACTCGGAAAAGCTTGAGGCCAAGGCACTTCAGCGGGGCAAGACCACCGAGGAGAAGAGCAAGGCGCTGCTGGACCGCATCACGCCGGCCGCCGACCCGGAGGCCTTCAAGGGCGTCGACTTCGTGATCGAGGCGGTCTTCGAGAACCAGGACCTCAAGCACAAGGTGTTTCAGGAGATCGAGGACATCGTCGAGCCCAACGCGCTGCTCGGGTCGAACACCTCGACGCTGCCGATCACCGGTCTGGCGACCGGCGTGAAGCGCCAGGAGGACTTCATCGGGATCCACTTCTTCTCGCCGGTCGACAAGATGCCGCTTGTCGAAATCATCAGGGGTGAAAAGACTTCCGATGAGGCGCTGGCCCGCGTTTTCGACTACACGCTGGCCATCGGCAAGACCCCGATCGTCGTCAACGACAGCCGCGGCTTCTTCACCAGCCGCGTCATCGGCACGTTCGTGAACGAGGCGCTGGCGATGCTCGGTGAGGGCGTTGAGCCCGCGAGTATCGAGCACGCCGGTTCGCAGGCCGGTTACCCGGCGCCGCCGCTACAGCTGTCCGACGAGCTCAACCTGGAGCTGATGCACAAGATCGCCACCGCCACCCGCAAGGGCGTCGAGGACGCCGGCGGCAGCTACGAGCCGCACCCCGCGGAGGCCGTCGTTGAGAAGATGATCGAGCTCGGCCGCCCGTCGCGGTTGAAGGGCGCCGGCTTCTACGAGTACGAGGATGGCAAGCGCACCCGGCTGTGGCCGGGCTTGCGAGAGACGTTCAAGTCGGGCAGCGCGGAAATTCCGTTGCAGGACATGATCGATCGGATGCTGTTCGCCGAGGCGCTGGAGACCCAGAAGTGCCTTGACGAGGGCGTGCTAACGTCGACGGCCGACGCGAACATCGGCTCGATCATGGGCATCGGGTACCCGCCCTACACCGGCGGTAGCGCGCAGTTTATCGTCGGCTACTCCGGTGCCGGCGGTACGGGCAAGGAGGCCTTCGTGGCCCGGGCCAAGGAACTGGCCGCCAAGTACGGCGACCGCTTCCTGCCGCCGAAGTCGCTGGGCTAG